From a region of the Asterias amurensis chromosome 2, ASM3211899v1 genome:
- the LOC139933935 gene encoding histidine ammonia-lyase-like has product MKVARNLRSLLASDVHPSEISESHRFCDRVQDAYTLRCCPQVHGIVNDTIDFVQGILTTEMNSATDNPMVFADRKETISGGNFHGEYPAKVLDYLAIGIHELASISERRTERLVNPSLSELPAFLVDQGGLNSGFMIAHCTAAALVSENKVLTHPASVDSLPTSANQEDHVSMGGFSARKCLQVVEHVEQVLAIELLAACQGIEFLRPLKTTAPLEEVYKLVREVVAPWDKDRYMAPDIDIATKLLQDQKIWNAVKPYMDHYHTEHLKDVSVQSPTASVLGSGTSTPRKPKRKREY; this is encoded by the exons ATGAAGGTAGCCCGTAACCTCCGCTCTCTCCTTGCGTCTGACGTCCATCCATCTGAGATATCCGAGAGTCATCGTTTCTGTGATAGGGTACAAGACGCCTACACCCTTCGCTGTTGTCCACAG GTTCATGGTATCGTCAACGACACCATTGACTTTGTCCAAGGCATCTTGACCACAGAGATGAACAGTGCTACGGACAACCCT ATGGTGTTTGCAGATCGTAAGGAGACTATTTCAGGTGGAAACTTCCATGGAGAGTATCCAGCTAAG GTTTTGGACTACCTTGCAATTGGTATCCATGAATTGGCTTCTATCAGCGAAAGACGAACTGAACGACTGGTTAACCCAT CTTTGAGTGAGCTGCCAGCTTTTCTTGTGGATCAAGGTGGTCTGAATTCAGGTTTCATGATCGCACACTGCACTGCAGCAGCCCTTG TGTCTGAGAATAAGGTGTTGACCCACCCAGCCTCGGTGGATTCACTCCCAACCAGCGCTAATCAGGAAGATCATGTCAGCATGGGTGGATTCTCGGCAAGGAAATGTCTGCAAGTTGTGGAACATGTTGAGCAAG TTCTAGCAATAGAGTTGTTGGCAGCATGCCAGGGTATTGAGTTTCTCCGCCCGTTAAAGACGACTGCTCCTCTAGAGGAAGTCTACAAACTAGTCCGAGAAGTCGTTGc gccTTGGGATAAGGATCGTTACATGGCTCCTGACATTGATATTGCAACAAAGCTGCTGCAGGACCAAAAG ATATGGAATGCGGTGAAGCCTTACATGGATCACTATCATACTGAGCATCTGAAAGACGTCAGCGTCCAGTCGCCAACAGCTAGCGTCTTGGGATCAGGGACCTCTACACCCCGCAAGCCCAAGCGCAAACGAGAGTACTAA